GATCCCGGGGCTGTACGCGGCGGGCAACGCGATGGCGGGCCCGACCGGCAAGGCCTACGGCGGTGCGGGCGGAACGATCGGCCCGGCGATGGTGTTCGGCTACCGCGCCGGGCGCTCGGCCGCGGCCCGCACTCCTTCCGCGACGGAATAGCATTCCCGGTCGCGATTTCGCGCCCAGGACGACCACCGCTTCACACTCGCGCGGGTGGGGTTCGCGCGCCCGTTCGACCGAGCGGGCGCCGGGCCCCTCGCCGGCGACGTCCCCGGTATCGGCTAACCCGTCTCCACGGCGACGCCGAACAACCGCTCGGCAGCCGCATATGGATCGGACCGCCCTTCGGCGACCGCCTGGGCCAGCCGGTCGAGCTCGGGATGGCTCCGCAGCCGGGTGTGCGCCAACGACAGGATCTGTGCGCGCGCTCGCGCCCGGCGACGCTCGGGGCTGTCGGCGCGGTGGTGGGCCTCGATGGCGTCGACCAGCTCCGGCAGACCCTGACCTTCGGTCGCAACGAGTTTCAGAATCGTCGCATCGGTCTCGGCGCGCAGGTCGCGCATGGTCTGGTCGGCGCCCTCACGGTCGGCCTTGTTGACCACCACGATGTCGGCGACCTCGAGCAGTCCGGCCTTGGCGGCCTGAACCGCGTCTCCCGCACCGGGGTTGAGCACCACCACCGTCGGGTCGGCCACCGCGGCGATCTCGATCTCGGACTGGCCCACGCCTACCGTTTCGAGCACCACCAGATCGAACCCCAGCGCCGCCAGCAGTCGGATCGCCGCCGGCACCGCGGCCGCCAGGCCTCCGAGGTGCCCACGCGTCGCCAGCGACCGGATGAGTACGTCGGGGTCGTTGATGTGGGCGGCCATTCGGATCCGGTCCCCGAGCAGCGCGCCCCCGCTGTACGGCGACGACGGGTCGACCGCCAGCACCGCGACCCGCAGCCCGCGTTCCCGATAGGCGCCGATCAGCGCGCCGACCGTGGTCGACTTGCCGGCACCCGGCGGCCCGGTGATCCCGACGACCCGTGGCGTCGGCACGTCGGGCAGCGCGGCGAGCACCTCGCTGCGGCGCGGGCTCTCCACCAGGCTCAACAACCGGCCGGCCGACCGCACCGATCCGTCGCGCGCCGATGCGATGAGCTCCTCCATCTTCGCCGGGGTCATGTCCGGCCAGCCTACGTCGCCGTCGCCGCCGGCCCGGCGGCCACGCCCGTCCACACCGGGATGCACGGCACCGCGCGTCCCGAGGCAACCGGCCGGCGGCGCGGAATGGCTGTTCGGGTCGTCATCACCTCTCCGTCCGTCGTTGGAGAATCACATTCTCTCAATCAGAGAGTGTGGGTTGCAACGAGGGGTGCACGGCCACCTGCCCGGGCTCATGCGCCCACATAGCGCCGCGAGTCGGCGAAATGATCTCGATCTGATTGCGAATCGATACGAATCGACCCCACTGCGAGTTTGCGGGTCCACCCTCAGGGCAGCCCGTCGATCGATGTTGAGGAGGGTGATTCGATGGCTCCGTCTATGTTCCAACGACTTGCAGCGGAATTGGTCGGTACCTTCTGGCTGGTCCTGGGAGGCTGCGGCAGCGCGGTGTTTGCTGCCACCGTCGTCAAGGACGACCACCTGTTGGGTATCGGATTCCTCGGTGTGTCGCTGGCCTTCGGCCTGACCGTTCTGACCGGCGTCTACGCGTTCGGCACGGTCTCAGGTGGCCATTTCAACCCGGCGGTCACGCTCGGCGCCGCCATCGCCCGGCGGGTGGAATGGGCAGCCCTGCCGCTGTACTGGATCGCGCAGGTGATCGGCGGTTTGATCGCCGGTCTGGTCATCTACATCATCGCCAGCGGCCGCGAGGGTTTCGAGGCGACCGGGAACATGGCCGCCAACGGCTACGGCGCCCACTCGCCGAACGGGTACTCGATGGTCGCCGTGCTCATCACCGAGATCGTGCTGACCGCGATGTTCCTGTTCGTCATCCTCGGCTCCACCGAGGACCGCGCCCCCAAGGGGTTTGCCGGGTTGTCGATCGGGCTCACGCTCACGCTGATCCACCTGATCTCCATCCCGATCTCCAACACCTCGGTCAACCCGGCGCGCTCGACCGGTGTGGCGTTCTTCAACGGTGACGGTGCGCCCGGCCAGCTGTGGCTGTTCTGGGTGGCGCCGCTGGTCGGCGCGGCGATCGCCGGTGCGCTCTACCCGGTGTTGTTCGGCACCCGCGAGCATCTGGCCGAGCGCCCGGTACGCGAGGACGCGCTCGACCAGAAGCGGAGCTGACGCCGAACGGCGTCGGTGCGGTGGTCCGCCCCGGTCAGCGGCATCGGGGCGGCCACCGCCCCGGGCATCACGCGCCGAAACTACGGTTGTTGACGGGTTTTCGCGTTCTCTCGTCATCAACCGTGGTTTCGGCGCGACCGGAGCGACGCGCCCGCCCCGGTAACGGCCGCTACTTCGCCTTGTTCTTCTTCTTGGCGTTCAGCCGAGTGACGATCTCGCGGAAATCGTCGGTCTTGAACGACTGCTCCTCGGCGTTGTTGGCGTAGTCCAGCACTGCGAGCACCGACCGCTCGAGGTGAATGTTCAACAGCCGCTTGGTCGCCTCCACCGCCTGGCGCGGCAACTCCATGATCTTCTTCGCGCAGGCGATCGCCTCGCTCAGCGGATCCTCGACGACGTGGTTGGCC
The window above is part of the Mycolicibacterium hassiacum DSM 44199 genome. Proteins encoded here:
- the meaB gene encoding methylmalonyl Co-A mutase-associated GTPase MeaB; its protein translation is MTPAKMEELIASARDGSVRSAGRLLSLVESPRRSEVLAALPDVPTPRVVGITGPPGAGKSTTVGALIGAYRERGLRVAVLAVDPSSPYSGGALLGDRIRMAAHINDPDVLIRSLATRGHLGGLAAAVPAAIRLLAALGFDLVVLETVGVGQSEIEIAAVADPTVVVLNPGAGDAVQAAKAGLLEVADIVVVNKADREGADQTMRDLRAETDATILKLVATEGQGLPELVDAIEAHHRADSPERRRARARAQILSLAHTRLRSHPELDRLAQAVAEGRSDPYAAAERLFGVAVETG
- the aqpZ gene encoding aquaporin Z — its product is MAPSMFQRLAAELVGTFWLVLGGCGSAVFAATVVKDDHLLGIGFLGVSLAFGLTVLTGVYAFGTVSGGHFNPAVTLGAAIARRVEWAALPLYWIAQVIGGLIAGLVIYIIASGREGFEATGNMAANGYGAHSPNGYSMVAVLITEIVLTAMFLFVILGSTEDRAPKGFAGLSIGLTLTLIHLISIPISNTSVNPARSTGVAFFNGDGAPGQLWLFWVAPLVGAAIAGALYPVLFGTREHLAERPVREDALDQKRS